The DNA window ccccctgcttctaccaataggatccttccatatcctttttgtttcctttgtctatcgctttgtctataaattttaacaattagCCCGTAGAACTCtaatatattcattttttgtttaattaagTTTAGTCAATTCGCCGCTTCTTTCCGCTTCGatcatttcttacaaaaaattaCCCCGATCTTTCTTCTAATATCATgcaaaagtcagaaaaattttggacgaaaatcgCACTGGTACACTTTTGCAAAAGAATTGTATTGTTTGAGACAATTTTACAATCTCGTGTTGCCTTATTGCCGTTAGTTGCTTTTGGTTGAGGTttatactactactactactactaatactactactactactactactactactactactactaccaccactactactacttctactactaccaccactactactacttctactactactacttctgctactacaactactactactactactactactattactactactactactactactactactactactactactactactactactactacttctactactactacttctactaCTACAACTACTACTACTGCATACTGTAGTGAAACTGTTACATTGTGATGTCTGTATTGAATTTCTCGTATTTTTCCAGTTTCTGAATGGGGTTGTTTGTGACGGTGCTGCTTCTGCTTCTCACAGCCGTGTCCTCCCTGTGTAGGCACATCATCGACCCGACACTCGGACTCGATCGGACGCAGGAGTATGCTCTCATCAAAAGAGACGCCCAAGATGAGACACCGCAAGAGGTCGCCTTCGACGAGTACCCGGTGAGATTTCTTTCCCCCATCCTCCAACAATATCTGTATGACTATTGAATATTGCAATATCTATCTACAGACACGATTttgtttcggggggggggggctggcggGGTCTCTCTACTACCGGGGGGTCTGGGTGGTATGAAATACCCCCCAACCtggaggggggtccggggatcctcccccggaaaattttagaaatttgtaatctaattagacgcattttgaggcttccgtgctcggattttccatcaatgtctACAGCAAAATTACGTTtcctttttgaactttcagcaaaaaagacTTTTATATTATATGCATTCAAAaaggtcctgaaaatttttgaaattttgaccctatttggacgcatttcgaggcttCTGTAACACggatttttcataaatttatgcAGGAAAATCACCCTTCTTTTACTTTAACACAAAATACATTCGAATTGTTACATTCAACAaagctggaaaatttttgaaacaactctatttggacgcattttgaggcttttctgacgaaaatttcaggaataatgaacacggtgttttcatttaagactctACATCAAAAGAGGTAAATATCTTCGACGGTCtcaaacttcttcttttttcgcacattctcatcttctgtctcctcCTTCCTTCTctattttccttccttttttccttccttttttttgctttcgggggagggggggggcttgaGCCCCCCAAGCCCCCTCTGGCTACGTGCCTGCCTATTCATAGTCAGCAAGCAAAATGCAACTTGATTTTACTCTTCATTCCTTTGTGATTTTGCGGATAAGGGGGAGAGTCTGAGCACCGATTTTGCGGTCACGCCTAAATAAATGGAAACTGGAgttagaaatcaagttcgcccaCAACTCGATGGATTCAATTTGAGCGGCTCGGGAGTTGAAACAGTCGTATCGCGTATTTTCGCTGAGAGTGATGCCCGATGGACGATTGACTCTCGCTGTATAATCGCATCGTGTTTGTAATGAAAGGTCCAATAACTTTCACTCGATCCTCCACAGGTAGTGTAAGATACATGTAGGTAAAAACTCGAtccatttttgcaagaaaaaaacatgcATGCAAAGTGCATGGGGACTTAAGTGTTGTGGGTCAAGAGATGTGGGTGAAAAGGTGTGGGTGAATTGGACGCAtatatgctaaatggaactatgtctcgcgcaaaccctatgcacatagttccttttagcataaatacgtccaattatacaGTGGGTGATTAGTCAGTGGGCGAGTAGTCCCGGTATCCATTTTATTGGGAGGTCCAGCACAGAGCCAAGAAATGTAATTCAGAGAAGCGGTTTACAAAAACCAAAAACTCTATAGATTTTCatgcatacatacatacaagtcgctttacagcactccctcgcgctctacgactcctgacctccactgctctctttaaaaccacaaatcttgggggattgagcaccttaacatttccgcttcaatcccccCCCtacaacctttcattgggcgccctctgcgtcgtctgcgtagattttcaaaatccaataaAACCTTCTATTGGTAATGCCTGGATTTGTCACCACTCTCAAGGCGCAGGAGTACTTTTGGGATGAGCCTAATTTCCCATACAACTCGATCCTCTCCAAGTATCGTGTCAAAACGGAGTCACGCCCATACTTTGAGGGAGCGACGATTTGTTTAGCGGCACTCGACACGCGCTAACTCGTTAAAAAATgtagaatgaaaaatgaagagtgCACAACACCACCCTCGGCGAAAATTTCCTCTCCGAATCAATCGAAGGACGATTTTGCCACTGTAACATGATACAAATGGAAAACGTTTCACACGAGAGAAATCTCTGAGGGTTCATTTCGCGGTGGTGTTCAAAGGTCGAAGGTCGCTCCCACGGTTCCTGAATTAATAATTCCTCGTCTAGATTTCCACGCGCACGTTTACAGGCGTCGCCCCGGTCTGGAAGCTCCCGGAGTCGCGATTAGGAAGAGGGCCCCAGGTAATCCTCTTCGACACTTTCGGAGTTTAACATCTAAGATGCATCGGGACGCACCGCATTCGCATTAATAATCGGAACCGGAGTTGCTCCTCAATCGATCATCATGAGGACTTTTCCAAGGGATTCTTGGGATCCCTCCTGGCAAAGCGCAACGCCGGGAATAGCTCGAGGTTTTGCATAACTCCTCGCAATCAAGGCGTGTCGCGCATCAGGATGCTCCGAGGTGCACGCGCCCTCAATGAGGAAGAGCCCCAcgccgtacagtggatcgagtcaatacgagaggtcggacaagaatttgccactaaaactgcaattttacatgtttatttcttcaaattttaatgtatgGGGGGAGTGCCTTTTAAGGTGaactttacgagaaaatcaatgggaccacttttaagacctcgaCGTTTCGTAataatggagttatgagcttttgaagtttcaaaattttgtccgagtgCCGCTattgactcgttccattgtgcgccgtacagtggatcgaggcaatcggagaggtcgcacatgtaatttttgactaaaactgaacaTTTTGGTGTTTATCTcttcatattttacatttttaggggtgcttcaggtagaaaatttcaagaggaaaccaattgattaaacatttgaattttttcccatCGATTTTTTGAAGACTTCAATCCGTGACCAAGGAATCTTAGTCGACTTAAACTCAAAATTGATAACAGCAAGCCTGTGGAGCAAAATTTCTTTGCATTGACAAa is part of the Bemisia tabaci chromosome 1, PGI_BMITA_v3 genome and encodes:
- the AstCC gene encoding uncharacterized protein AstCC — translated: MGLFVTVLLLLLTAVSSLCRHIIDPTLGLDRTQEYALIKRDAQDETPQEVAFDEYPVVVPKRAAMLLDRIMSALQKAVDDDNSMSSKREPKFIRGNKTYWRCYFNAVSCF